A region of Micromonospora chokoriensis DNA encodes the following proteins:
- the macS gene encoding MacS family sensor histidine kinase has protein sequence MPSPPGGFEVPLWRALTVFRMASLAYVCVLAVRDVDQYAHPYAVGALILLMAAWTGVTAIGYARPAWRRWPLLLADLAVVLVVVLSTPWVVGRAALAGGVPTMGVAWMAGPVLAWAVSGGRRRGTIAALLVAGADLATRERIGQSSFTGVILMLLAGVVVGHVARLAVGAEERLQRAVELEAATRERERLARDIHDSVLQVLALVQRRGADLPGEAGELARLAGEQEAALRALIAGTDPTAAALPDGAEAAAVDLRTLLGRYASTAVALSAPATPVPLPRRVAGELAAATGAALDNVGRHAGGRAWVLIEDEGATVTVSIRDEGPGIPAGRLAEAAAQGRLGVTQSIQGRVADVGGTVRIMSVPDAGTEIELTVPRAQR, from the coding sequence ATGCCGTCGCCGCCGGGTGGATTCGAGGTGCCGCTGTGGCGTGCGCTCACCGTGTTCCGGATGGCGTCCCTGGCGTACGTCTGCGTGCTCGCGGTGCGCGACGTCGACCAGTACGCCCACCCGTACGCCGTCGGTGCCCTGATCCTGCTGATGGCGGCCTGGACCGGGGTGACCGCGATCGGGTACGCCCGACCGGCCTGGCGGCGCTGGCCACTGTTACTGGCCGACCTCGCAGTGGTGCTGGTCGTCGTGCTGTCCACCCCGTGGGTGGTCGGTCGGGCGGCGCTCGCCGGCGGCGTACCCACCATGGGGGTTGCCTGGATGGCCGGCCCGGTGCTGGCCTGGGCGGTCTCCGGCGGGCGGCGGCGGGGCACGATCGCCGCGCTGCTGGTGGCCGGCGCGGACCTGGCCACCCGGGAGCGCATCGGCCAGTCCTCGTTCACCGGGGTGATCCTGATGCTGCTCGCCGGAGTGGTGGTGGGGCACGTGGCCCGGCTCGCGGTGGGCGCCGAGGAGCGGCTGCAACGCGCTGTGGAGTTGGAGGCTGCCACCCGGGAGCGGGAGAGGCTGGCGCGGGACATCCACGACTCGGTGCTCCAGGTGCTGGCGCTGGTGCAGCGGCGGGGCGCCGACCTGCCCGGCGAGGCCGGCGAGCTGGCCCGGCTGGCGGGTGAGCAGGAGGCCGCGTTGCGGGCGTTGATCGCCGGCACCGACCCGACCGCCGCCGCGCTGCCGGACGGCGCCGAGGCGGCGGCGGTGGACCTGCGGACCCTGCTCGGTCGGTACGCCTCGACGGCGGTGGCGCTCTCCGCGCCGGCCACCCCGGTGCCGCTGCCCCGGCGGGTGGCCGGTGAGCTGGCCGCCGCGACCGGCGCGGCCCTGGACAACGTGGGGCGGCACGCCGGCGGGAGAGCCTGGGTGTTGATCGAGGACGAGGGGGCGACGGTGACCGTGTCGATCCGCGACGAAGGGCCGGGCATTCCGGCCGGCCGGCTGGCCGAGGCCGCCGCGCAGGGCCGCCTCGGCGTGACCCAGTCGATCCAGGGTCGGGTGGCCGACGTGGGCGGGACGGTACGGATCATGTCCGTTCCCGATGCCGGCACCGAGATCGAGTTGACGGTGCCGAGGGCGCAGCGGTGA
- a CDS encoding response regulator encodes MVVDDHPMWREGVARDLTEAGFLVVATSGEGRQAVRVAAAARPDVVVLDLQLPDISGVEVILGLRAAVPDVRVLMLSASGEQQSVLDAVKAGATGYLVKSTAPAEFLEAVRRTAAGDTVFTPGLAGLVLGEYRRLAASPGQTADPSGDAEPATPRLTDRETEVLRLVAKGLSYKQIAQRLGLSHRTVQNHVQNTLGKLQLHNRVELTRYAIERGLDD; translated from the coding sequence ATGGTGGTCGACGACCATCCGATGTGGCGGGAAGGCGTCGCCCGTGACCTCACCGAGGCGGGCTTCCTGGTGGTGGCGACGAGCGGCGAGGGGCGACAGGCCGTCCGGGTGGCCGCCGCCGCCCGACCCGACGTGGTCGTCCTCGACCTGCAACTACCGGACATCTCGGGCGTCGAGGTGATCCTGGGGCTACGCGCGGCAGTACCCGACGTGCGGGTGTTGATGCTCAGCGCCAGCGGCGAACAGCAGAGCGTGCTGGACGCCGTCAAGGCGGGGGCCACCGGCTACCTGGTGAAGTCGACAGCGCCCGCCGAGTTCCTCGAAGCGGTCCGCCGCACCGCGGCCGGCGACACCGTCTTCACCCCCGGCCTGGCCGGGCTCGTCCTCGGCGAATACCGCCGGCTGGCCGCCAGCCCGGGGCAGACGGCCGACCCGAGCGGCGACGCGGAGCCCGCCACGCCCCGGCTCACCGACCGGGAGACGGAGGTGCTGCGGTTGGTGGCGAAGGGGTTGTCGTACAAGCAGATCGCACAGCGGCTCGGGTTGTCGCACCGCACCGTGCAGAACCACGTGCAGAACACCCTGGGCAAGCTGCAACTGCACAACCGGGTCGAGTTGACCCGTTACGCCATCGAACGCGGCCTGGACGACTGA
- a CDS encoding DUF5709 domain-containing protein, which produces MRDNEYPTPVSDTEAQGLPDTADDDSTANDDVLTGREADGPDPAQLPGDRTPVAVDRFGTTAEEQLDGESLDYKLGREVYERPADDPLAGTIDPKIAFEADNLEAAAEAQLDADVMDPGPTSDPNSPVSLYDHGQLGTVADATVGRLVEPDEGSHTDQETDSVAYDAGSAGGGATAEELAIHETEPPRSV; this is translated from the coding sequence ATGCGCGACAACGAGTACCCGACCCCCGTGTCCGACACCGAGGCGCAAGGCCTGCCCGACACCGCCGATGACGACTCGACCGCCAACGACGACGTGCTCACCGGGCGCGAGGCGGACGGCCCGGACCCGGCCCAGTTGCCCGGCGACCGGACACCGGTGGCGGTGGACCGGTTCGGGACGACCGCCGAGGAGCAGCTCGACGGGGAGTCGCTGGACTACAAGCTCGGACGAGAGGTCTACGAGCGTCCGGCGGACGACCCGTTGGCCGGGACGATCGACCCGAAGATCGCCTTCGAGGCGGACAACCTGGAGGCCGCAGCGGAGGCCCAGTTGGACGCCGACGTGATGGATCCCGGGCCGACCTCGGACCCGAACTCACCGGTCTCCCTCTACGACCACGGTCAGCTGGGCACGGTCGCTGACGCCACCGTGGGCCGGCTGGTGGAGCCGGACGAGGGGTCGCACACCGACCAGGAGACCGACTCGGTGGCGTACGACGCGGGCTCGGCCGGTGGCGGGGCGACCGCCGAGGAGTTGGCCATCCACGAGACCGAGCCACCGCGCTCGGTCTGA
- a CDS encoding ATP-binding protein, which translates to MTATERPNARAVTGAPGAAITANCRVEADESSAVVRLTGVLDADGAEAVRLALLSRLADRPGPVVADVTGLRVVDPTVRGVFAEVRREVADWPAADLLLCDPAVVPSDRTDTTPPAAPAGEPAAPTPVAGSGTVAGAATVAGAATVAGAATVAGVPAWPTVDDALAAVAATPLAAVLTADLAPAVGAARQARELVVAGCRRWGVPMLIDPACIAITEMVNNVVAHARTQMTVRLAPRDSSLHLAVRDHSSHLPTFAGLSPPDRAGGRGLLLIDTVARRWGSSPAGDGKVVWCVLHPDDEIAHRD; encoded by the coding sequence ATGACCGCGACTGAGCGTCCGAACGCGCGAGCGGTGACCGGCGCGCCCGGTGCGGCGATCACGGCGAACTGCCGCGTGGAGGCCGACGAGTCGTCGGCGGTGGTCCGGTTGACGGGTGTGCTCGACGCCGACGGCGCCGAGGCGGTACGTCTCGCGTTGCTCTCCCGGCTCGCCGACCGGCCCGGTCCGGTGGTGGCCGACGTGACCGGGCTGCGGGTGGTCGATCCGACCGTGCGGGGCGTCTTCGCCGAGGTTCGCCGGGAGGTCGCCGACTGGCCGGCAGCGGATCTGCTGCTGTGTGATCCGGCGGTCGTGCCGTCCGATCGCACGGACACGACGCCGCCGGCCGCGCCGGCCGGGGAACCGGCCGCGCCGACACCGGTGGCCGGGTCCGGCACGGTGGCCGGGGCCGCGACAGTAGCCGGGGCCGCGACAGTAGCCGGGGCCGCGACGGTGGCCGGGGTGCCGGCCTGGCCGACGGTGGACGACGCGCTGGCAGCGGTCGCGGCGACGCCACTGGCGGCGGTGCTCACCGCCGACCTGGCCCCTGCGGTGGGAGCTGCCCGGCAGGCCCGCGAGCTGGTCGTCGCCGGTTGCCGCCGCTGGGGCGTGCCGATGTTGATCGACCCGGCGTGCATCGCGATCACCGAAATGGTCAACAACGTGGTGGCGCACGCCCGGACCCAGATGACGGTCCGGCTCGCGCCCCGGGACAGCAGCCTGCACCTGGCCGTCCGGGACCACTCGTCGCACCTGCCCACGTTCGCGGGCCTGTCCCCGCCGGACCGGGCCGGTGGCCGGGGCCTGCTGCTGATCGACACGGTCGCCCGCCGCTGGGGCAGCAGCCCCGCAGGGGACGGCAAGGTCGTCTGGTGCGTTCTGCACCCGGACGACGAGATCGCCCACCGCGACTGA
- a CDS encoding SDR family oxidoreductase: protein MPLTRTLDDSTVVITGASSGIGTATAYALARRGAAVVLAARSESALRQVAHQCWELGGRALVVPTDVTDLESVRRLADRAAAEFGRIDAWVNNAAVSAVGLFDEIPVAEFRRVLEVNLLGTVHGIKAALPYLEAAGGGVLVNNASVLAEVAMPYQSAYNATKHGIRGLADTVRQELRVTGRGQISVCTVLPATIDTPFFRHAANHTGRELVPPPPIYPPEVVAETIVRLLRRPRREAYAGGAARLLGLQWRLAPALVERTLGWYAHRTQFGPGARVDSTGNVFHADAGARRDGGWQGRRRQLVRMTAAFGLAAAGTAVGTMAAINRRSRLGR from the coding sequence ATGCCGCTGACCCGCACCCTCGACGATTCGACCGTGGTGATCACCGGCGCGTCCAGCGGGATCGGCACGGCGACCGCGTACGCGTTGGCCCGCCGGGGCGCCGCCGTCGTCCTGGCCGCCCGCAGCGAGTCGGCCCTGCGACAGGTCGCACACCAGTGCTGGGAGTTGGGCGGCCGGGCGCTGGTCGTACCGACCGATGTCACCGATCTGGAGTCGGTGCGACGGTTGGCCGATCGGGCGGCGGCCGAGTTCGGCCGGATCGACGCCTGGGTGAACAACGCCGCGGTGAGCGCGGTCGGACTGTTCGACGAGATCCCGGTCGCGGAGTTCCGCCGGGTGCTGGAGGTCAACCTGCTCGGCACGGTGCACGGCATCAAGGCCGCCCTGCCCTACCTGGAGGCGGCCGGCGGAGGCGTGCTGGTCAACAACGCCTCGGTGTTGGCCGAGGTGGCGATGCCGTACCAGTCGGCGTACAACGCCACCAAGCACGGCATCCGGGGGTTGGCCGACACGGTCCGGCAGGAGCTGCGCGTCACCGGTCGCGGTCAGATCTCGGTCTGCACCGTGCTGCCGGCCACCATCGACACCCCGTTCTTCCGGCACGCGGCCAACCACACCGGCCGCGAACTGGTGCCACCTCCTCCGATCTACCCGCCGGAGGTGGTGGCCGAGACCATCGTCCGGCTGCTCCGTCGACCGCGCCGGGAGGCGTACGCCGGTGGCGCGGCCCGGCTGCTCGGCCTCCAGTGGCGGCTGGCGCCGGCGCTGGTGGAGCGCACCCTCGGCTGGTACGCCCACCGCACCCAGTTCGGTCCGGGGGCTCGGGTGGACAGCACCGGCAACGTGTTCCACGCTGACGCCGGCGCCCGCCGGGACGGCGGCTGGCAGGGCCGACGGCGTCAGTTGGTGCGGATGACCGCGGCGTTCGGCCTGGCCGCGGCCGGGACGGCGGTCGGCACGATGGCGGCGATCAACCGCCGGTCGCGGTTGGGGCGCTGA
- a CDS encoding glycosyltransferase has product MRVGLVCAHASSYRHADGPPVGTRQHIARVAAELAERGHDVRLYDRTDDPGLPATTDVDGYQVHRVPAGPPTPLSTAELIPHVTEFGRWLTDEWSGAWRPEVVHGHYWVGGLAAAHAVRETDIPVVQTFHSLGVEQLRHLGGHYDGPGERITLERALTRAVDIAVAQSNDEVDELTRMGLQRSSVALVPAGVDIEQFHPDGEAAPREQRARILSVGSLSAGHGQEDLIRAMRLVGDAELVIAGGPPTDQLANHAEARRLRELAEQVGVADQVRLVGAVPHDQMATWYRSADVVACTPHYSSAGRVSLEAMACGVPVIGYAMGGLADAVVDEVTGRLVPPGDVRALGISLRRLLADNAGRFAYGHAAVDRVRSSYTWERTAGALERLYERVVSRRKPVEA; this is encoded by the coding sequence ATGCGCGTCGGCCTCGTCTGCGCGCACGCCAGCTCGTACCGCCACGCCGACGGCCCACCGGTCGGCACCCGCCAGCACATCGCGCGGGTCGCCGCCGAGTTGGCCGAACGGGGCCACGACGTCCGGCTCTACGACCGCACTGACGATCCAGGACTGCCGGCGACGACCGACGTCGACGGCTACCAGGTACACCGGGTGCCCGCGGGCCCACCCACCCCCCTCTCCACCGCCGAGCTGATCCCCCACGTGACGGAGTTCGGCCGCTGGTTGACCGACGAGTGGTCCGGCGCCTGGCGACCCGAGGTGGTGCACGGGCACTACTGGGTCGGCGGCCTCGCCGCCGCGCACGCCGTCCGGGAGACCGACATCCCGGTGGTGCAGACGTTCCACTCGCTCGGCGTCGAACAACTACGGCACCTGGGCGGCCACTACGACGGGCCGGGGGAGCGGATCACCCTGGAACGGGCGCTGACCCGGGCTGTCGACATCGCGGTCGCCCAGTCGAACGACGAGGTCGACGAGCTGACCCGGATGGGTCTGCAACGCAGCTCCGTCGCGTTGGTGCCGGCCGGTGTCGACATCGAACAGTTCCACCCCGACGGCGAGGCAGCTCCCCGCGAACAACGGGCCCGCATCCTCTCGGTGGGCTCACTCTCCGCCGGGCACGGCCAGGAGGACCTGATCCGGGCGATGCGGCTGGTCGGCGACGCCGAACTGGTGATCGCCGGTGGGCCGCCCACCGACCAACTCGCCAACCACGCCGAGGCGCGACGGCTGCGGGAGCTCGCCGAGCAGGTGGGCGTCGCCGACCAGGTGCGGCTCGTCGGTGCGGTCCCGCACGACCAGATGGCCACCTGGTACAGGTCGGCGGACGTGGTCGCCTGCACGCCGCACTACTCCTCAGCCGGGCGGGTCTCGTTGGAGGCGATGGCCTGCGGCGTACCGGTGATCGGCTACGCCATGGGCGGCCTGGCGGACGCGGTCGTCGACGAGGTCACCGGCCGGCTGGTACCCCCCGGCGACGTGCGGGCGCTCGGTATCTCGCTGCGTCGGCTGCTCGCCGACAACGCCGGCCGGTTCGCGTACGGGCACGCGGCGGTGGACCGGGTCCGCAGCAGCTACACGTGGGAGCGGACCGCCGGCGCGTTGGAGCGGCTCTACGAGCGGGTGGTGAGCCGCCGCAAGCCGGTCGAAGCCTAG
- the hisN gene encoding histidinol-phosphatase, whose translation MTGYADDLALAHQLADRADAISTARFRALDLRVEAKPDLTPVSDADTAVEREIRALLTEHRPTDGLLGEEYGAGPSTDPAGRRWIIDPIDGTKNFVRGVPVWATLIALYDGDRPAVGVVSAPALGRRWWASAGAGAYAGSGATDGERIGVSAVRAVADASVCYSSLTGWERAGLLDAMLDLMRDGWRSRAYGDFYGYMLLAEGALDVMVEPELSLWDVAALVPIITEAGGTVTDLDGRPSPSGDPGTDSSVVATNGVLHADILARLDRPAER comes from the coding sequence ATGACCGGGTACGCCGACGACCTCGCCCTCGCCCACCAGCTCGCCGACCGGGCCGACGCCATCTCCACGGCCCGGTTCCGGGCACTCGACCTGCGCGTCGAGGCGAAACCCGACCTGACACCGGTCTCCGACGCGGACACCGCAGTGGAGCGGGAGATCCGCGCCCTGCTGACCGAGCACCGGCCGACGGACGGGTTGCTGGGTGAGGAGTACGGCGCCGGGCCGTCGACCGACCCGGCCGGCCGCCGATGGATCATCGACCCGATCGACGGCACCAAGAACTTCGTCCGCGGTGTGCCGGTCTGGGCCACCCTGATCGCCCTCTACGACGGTGACCGGCCGGCGGTCGGTGTGGTGTCCGCGCCGGCGCTGGGGCGACGCTGGTGGGCGAGTGCCGGCGCGGGCGCGTACGCCGGATCGGGCGCGACCGACGGCGAGCGGATCGGCGTGTCGGCGGTACGTGCGGTGGCCGACGCCAGCGTCTGCTACTCCTCCCTGACCGGCTGGGAACGCGCCGGGCTGCTCGACGCGATGCTCGACCTGATGCGCGACGGTTGGCGCAGCCGGGCGTACGGCGACTTCTACGGCTACATGCTGCTGGCCGAGGGAGCACTGGACGTGATGGTCGAGCCGGAGTTGTCGCTGTGGGACGTGGCGGCGCTGGTGCCGATCATCACCGAGGCGGGTGGCACGGTCACGGATCTGGACGGTCGGCCGTCCCCGTCCGGCGACCCCGGCACCGACAGCAGTGTGGTGGCCACCAACGGTGTGCTGCACGCCGACATCCTCGCCCGGCTCGATCGGCCAGCCGAGCGCTGA
- the rsgA gene encoding ribosome small subunit-dependent GTPase A, with product MDGFVIAVDRGRYTCVLSGAERGVVGAELPTVTAMRARELGRKSVVVGDRVSLVGDTSGTEGALARIVRIADRRSVLRRTADDDETTAEGRLERVVVANADQLVIVSALADPPPRTGFIDRCLVAAYDADVEPLLCLTKADLAGPEEVLGYYTELELPYVLNRPDSDLDALRALLSGKVSVLVGHSGVGKSTLVNRLVPDAARAVGVVSAIGRGRHTSTSAVALRLPPVPGVDTDPGWIIDTPGIRSFGLAHVSADSLLHGFPDLVEGTVDCPPNCQHTADETDCALDAWVASGKADPRRLASYRRLLASRAGEGDARGESDQRGPGEGDRRGPDE from the coding sequence GTGGACGGCTTCGTCATCGCCGTCGACCGGGGGCGCTACACCTGCGTGCTGTCCGGTGCCGAACGCGGCGTCGTCGGGGCCGAACTGCCCACGGTGACCGCGATGCGCGCCCGTGAGCTGGGCCGCAAGTCGGTGGTGGTGGGCGACCGGGTCAGCCTGGTCGGGGACACGTCCGGCACGGAGGGCGCGCTGGCCCGCATCGTCCGGATCGCCGACCGCCGCTCGGTCCTGCGCCGCACCGCCGATGACGACGAGACCACCGCAGAGGGCCGGTTGGAACGGGTGGTGGTGGCCAACGCCGACCAGTTGGTGATCGTCAGCGCGTTGGCCGACCCACCGCCGCGTACCGGGTTCATCGACCGCTGCCTGGTGGCCGCGTACGACGCGGACGTCGAGCCGCTGCTCTGCCTCACCAAGGCCGACCTGGCCGGGCCGGAGGAGGTGCTCGGCTACTACACCGAGCTGGAGCTGCCGTACGTGCTGAACCGCCCGGACTCCGACCTCGACGCGCTCCGCGCGCTGCTCAGCGGCAAGGTGTCGGTGCTGGTCGGGCACTCCGGCGTGGGCAAGTCGACGCTCGTCAACCGCCTCGTCCCGGACGCCGCCCGCGCGGTCGGCGTGGTGAGCGCCATCGGCCGCGGACGGCACACCTCCACCAGCGCGGTGGCGCTGCGACTGCCACCGGTGCCCGGGGTCGACACCGACCCGGGCTGGATCATCGACACCCCCGGCATCCGCAGCTTCGGGTTGGCCCACGTGTCCGCCGACAGCCTGCTGCACGGCTTCCCCGACCTGGTCGAGGGCACCGTCGACTGCCCGCCCAACTGCCAGCACACGGCCGACGAGACCGACTGCGCGCTCGACGCCTGGGTGGCCTCCGGCAAGGCCGACCCACGCCGGCTGGCGTCGTACCGCCGGCTGCTGGCCTCGCGCGCCGGCGAGGGCGACGCGCGCGGTGAGAGCGACCAGCGCGGGCCGGGCGAGGGTGACCGGCGCGGGCCCGACGAGTGA
- the aroA gene encoding 3-phosphoshikimate 1-carboxyvinyltransferase, producing MGNLTATRPSQPWTAPTASDPVTATLRLPGSKSMTARALVLSALAAGPSTLARPLRARDTELMAAGLRGMGAHVSISDDERWLVRPHPLVGPAHVDVGLAGTVMRFVPPVAGLADGQVTFDGDPYVRTRPLGPLIAALRSLGVRIDVTGSGSLPLTVLGTGRITGGEVVIDASASSQLVSGLLLAAPRFDRGVVVRHVGPPVPSAPHLRMTVQMLRAAGAAVDDSTPDVWAVEPGPLTGRAWEIEPDLSGAVPFFAAALVTGGEVTLQGWPHSSAQPVEQLRSLLQRMGGEVTLSTDGLTVRGTGVVHGLTADLSDVGELTLVLTALAMLADSPSVFTGVGHIRGHETDRLAALAREFSGLGADITETPDGLEIRPRPLRGGTFRTYQDHRMAHAAAVTGLAVPGIELDDVGCTSKTMPEFPALWSAMVTGK from the coding sequence GTGGGGAATCTAACCGCGACCCGGCCGTCGCAGCCGTGGACCGCACCGACCGCGTCCGACCCGGTGACGGCGACGCTGCGCCTGCCCGGTTCCAAGTCGATGACCGCGCGCGCCCTGGTGCTCAGCGCGCTGGCTGCCGGCCCGTCGACGCTGGCCCGGCCGCTGCGCGCCCGCGACACCGAGTTGATGGCCGCCGGCCTGCGCGGAATGGGCGCGCACGTGTCGATCAGCGACGACGAGCGCTGGCTGGTCCGGCCGCACCCGCTGGTCGGCCCCGCCCACGTCGACGTGGGGCTGGCCGGCACCGTGATGCGGTTCGTGCCGCCCGTGGCGGGCCTGGCCGACGGGCAGGTCACCTTCGACGGCGACCCCTACGTCCGCACCCGCCCCCTCGGCCCGCTGATCGCCGCGCTGCGCTCGCTGGGCGTCCGGATCGACGTCACCGGCAGCGGCAGCCTGCCGTTGACCGTGCTCGGCACCGGCCGGATCACCGGCGGTGAGGTGGTGATCGACGCGTCCGCCTCCAGCCAACTGGTCTCCGGGTTGCTGCTGGCCGCCCCGCGCTTCGACCGGGGGGTCGTGGTGCGCCACGTCGGCCCGCCGGTGCCGTCCGCGCCGCACCTGCGGATGACCGTGCAGATGCTGCGGGCCGCGGGCGCGGCGGTCGACGACAGCACCCCCGACGTCTGGGCCGTCGAGCCCGGCCCGCTCACCGGGCGCGCCTGGGAGATCGAGCCGGACCTCTCCGGCGCGGTGCCGTTCTTCGCCGCTGCCCTGGTCACCGGAGGTGAGGTGACCCTCCAGGGCTGGCCGCACAGCAGCGCGCAACCGGTCGAGCAGCTCCGCTCGCTGCTGCAACGGATGGGCGGGGAGGTCACCCTGTCCACCGACGGCCTGACCGTGCGGGGCACCGGCGTGGTGCACGGCCTGACCGCCGACCTGTCCGACGTCGGCGAGCTGACCCTGGTGCTGACCGCGCTGGCCATGCTGGCCGACTCGCCGTCGGTCTTCACCGGCGTCGGGCACATCCGCGGCCACGAAACCGACCGGCTCGCCGCGCTGGCGCGGGAGTTCAGCGGGCTCGGGGCGGACATCACCGAGACCCCGGACGGGTTGGAGATCCGGCCCCGCCCCCTGCGCGGTGGGACCTTCCGCACCTACCAGGATCACCGCATGGCGCACGCCGCCGCGGTCACCGGGCTCGCCGTTCCCGGCATCGAGCTGGACGACGTGGGGTGTACCTCCAAGACGATGCCCGAGTTCCCGGCACTATGGTCAGCGATGGTGACCGGCAAGTGA
- a CDS encoding SOS response-associated peptidase, whose product MCGRYATTRSSGELSALFEASDDTDGLLRPDHNVAPTDRVPLVRVSPEGHRSLCVGRWGLLPHWSRSAAGAARMINARAETVATSRAYAGSFSRRRCLVPADGWYEWVRRPDGGRQPYYMTPTDGSVLALAGIWSVWESGADSRLTFSVLTTAALGDLAEVHDRMPVLLPPGSWSSWLAPTDEPERLLVPASAEQSAGLEIRPVGPAVGDVRNDGPHLIDRVTVAPVVTPQELTLF is encoded by the coding sequence ATGTGCGGCAGGTACGCGACGACCCGGAGCTCCGGCGAGCTCAGCGCGCTGTTCGAGGCGTCCGACGACACCGACGGCCTGCTCCGACCGGATCACAACGTCGCGCCGACCGATCGGGTGCCGCTGGTCCGGGTCAGCCCGGAGGGGCATCGCAGTCTCTGCGTGGGCCGCTGGGGCCTGCTGCCGCACTGGTCCCGGTCCGCCGCCGGGGCCGCCCGCATGATCAACGCGCGGGCGGAGACGGTGGCCACCAGCCGGGCGTACGCCGGGTCGTTCTCCCGCCGCCGTTGCCTGGTTCCGGCCGACGGCTGGTACGAGTGGGTCCGTCGGCCGGACGGCGGGCGGCAGCCCTACTACATGACGCCCACGGACGGCTCGGTGCTCGCCCTGGCCGGCATCTGGTCGGTCTGGGAGTCCGGCGCCGACTCCCGACTCACCTTCAGCGTGCTGACCACCGCCGCGCTCGGCGACCTGGCCGAGGTCCATGACCGGATGCCGGTGCTGCTGCCGCCCGGGTCGTGGTCGTCGTGGCTCGCGCCGACGGACGAGCCGGAGCGGTTGCTCGTCCCGGCGTCGGCCGAGCAGTCGGCGGGTTTGGAGATCCGCCCGGTGGGGCCCGCGGTGGGCGACGTCCGTAACGACGGCCCGCACCTGATCGACCGGGTGACGGTCGCGCCGGTGGTAACGCCACAGGAGTTGACGCTGTTCTGA
- a CDS encoding WhiB family transcriptional regulator: MTRARMPRPHEVAAARRDPRLLRALRERRQDDAWRTRGTCQSVDPETFFPAPNEPADAAVALCRSCDVQGSCLAWALDVGDCHGVWGATTPRERRAMLVAWRGEVEPDPDAVDDAGPPVRDRLLTLVPLS, encoded by the coding sequence ATGACACGGGCGCGTATGCCCCGGCCGCACGAGGTGGCAGCGGCGCGGCGAGATCCGCGACTGCTGCGGGCATTGCGGGAACGACGACAAGACGACGCGTGGCGCACCAGAGGCACCTGTCAGAGCGTCGATCCGGAGACATTCTTTCCGGCGCCGAACGAGCCAGCGGACGCTGCCGTCGCGCTGTGCCGCAGTTGTGATGTGCAAGGGTCCTGCCTGGCCTGGGCCCTGGACGTCGGTGACTGCCACGGCGTCTGGGGGGCGACCACGCCGCGCGAGCGGCGGGCGATGCTGGTGGCCTGGCGGGGCGAGGTCGAACCTGACCCGGACGCCGTCGACGACGCCGGTCCGCCGGTGCGGGACCGGCTACTCACCCTGGTGCCGCTCAGCTGA
- a CDS encoding alpha/beta hydrolase family protein: MPTSDQIDTPRGPAGITTDLPTRPATALLVLGHGAGGSVDAPDLLAVSDASVAAGLAVVRVTQPYRVAGRRAPAPAGHLDEAWTAVLAVLRDRHADAPTVLVGGRSSGARVACRTARAVGAAGVVALAFPLHPPGRPERSRAAELATGLPTLVVNGDRDPFGTPEPTQGVQVVSRPGETHDLRRDPAGTATVVRDWLRAQGWAAD; the protein is encoded by the coding sequence GTGCCGACCAGCGACCAGATAGACACCCCGCGCGGTCCGGCGGGGATCACCACCGACCTGCCGACCCGCCCGGCGACCGCGCTGCTCGTGCTCGGTCACGGGGCGGGCGGCAGCGTCGACGCACCCGACCTGCTCGCGGTCTCCGACGCGTCGGTCGCGGCCGGCCTGGCGGTGGTCCGGGTGACCCAGCCCTACCGGGTCGCCGGTCGACGTGCGCCCGCGCCCGCGGGTCACCTCGACGAGGCCTGGACGGCGGTGCTCGCCGTGTTGCGCGATCGGCACGCCGACGCGCCGACGGTGCTGGTCGGAGGTCGTTCCAGCGGTGCCCGGGTGGCCTGTCGGACGGCGCGTGCGGTGGGCGCGGCCGGCGTGGTCGCGTTGGCCTTCCCGCTGCACCCGCCCGGACGGCCGGAGCGTTCGCGCGCCGCCGAACTGGCCACCGGCCTGCCGACGCTCGTCGTCAACGGTGACCGGGATCCGTTCGGTACGCCGGAGCCGACGCAGGGCGTGCAGGTGGTGAGCCGTCCGGGGGAGACGCACGACCTGCGGCGCGATCCGGCGGGCACGGCGACCGTCGTGCGGGACTGGCTGCGGGCCCAGGGCTGGGCGGCCGACTGA